A window of Pomacea canaliculata isolate SZHN2017 linkage group LG3, ASM307304v1, whole genome shotgun sequence contains these coding sequences:
- the LOC112560408 gene encoding uncharacterized protein LOC112560408 yields MNSCWDQCMKYPPTATGQECVGAVYSSGKCTGYVGDTLVFAWSLTGDLSVITMAKECFDVNVNRCYNSYTYVDKSSKPRPAGDPCNPFRRSILLVVPTSTCRQTTTTSTQTQPSVLTTILATGEHSSEKLQTQATWPTTEISTQEVSETSATPTVSGSTSLESSLQTTTERAADISRSDETTAENTSNERTEELTTGIDLRIRKRPLSLTMEETVHRPEMSYRQEVVGG; encoded by the exons ATGAACAGTTGTTGGGACCAGTGCATGAAGTATCCTCCCACGGCAACCGGACAAGAATGTGTGGGGGCAGTCTATAGCTCTGGGAAATGCACAGGATACGTGGGAGACACCTTAGTGTTTGCTTGGAGTTTGACGGGGGACTTATCAGTAATAACGATGGCCAAAGAATGTTTTGATG TCAACGTCAACCGATGCTACAACAGCTACACCTACGTCGATAAAAGTAGCAAACCACGACCAGCAGGTGACCCCTGCAACCCCTTCAGACGTTCTATCCTACTCGTAGTCCCCACGTCCACTTGTCGCCAGACGACAACAACATCAACTCAGACACAACCGTCAGTGCTGACCACCATTCTAGCGACGGGGGAACACTCGAGCGAGAAACTCCAGACTCAGGCAACATGGCCGACGACGGAGATTTCCACACAGGAAGTAAGTGAAACCAGTGCTACACCAACTGTGAGTGGCTCAACGAGTCTAGAGAGTTCCTTGCAAACCACAACAGAAAGGGCCGCAGATATTTCCCGTTCAGACGAAACGACTGCCGAGAACACGAGCAATGAAAGGACAGAGGAGCTAACAACGGGCATTGACCTCAGGATTCGGAAACGTCCACTGTCTTTGACGATGGAAGAAACGGTTCATCGTCCGGAAATGTCCTATCGACAAGAG GTGGTCGGCGGCTAA
- the LOC112560409 gene encoding uncharacterized protein LOC112560409: MLVATWECLPYFCTPVTGTTAAQWTLYSGLSLSWNEASMFCKSLGGHLPVLNSRLRFNGFDVTVTKWRKANLVTGYLDWTLLEKSQSGCRCLGGKVSGTPGSAGFVGS; this comes from the exons ATGCTGGTGGCTACCTGGGAGTGTCTGCCGTACTTCTGTACACCTGTCACAG GAACCACGGCAGCTCAGTGGACATTGTACTCCGGTCTCAGTCTCTCTTGGAATGAGGCTTCAATGTTTTGCAAGTCTCTGGGGGGCCACTTGCCTGTCTTGAACTCACGGCTGAGATTTAACGGTTTTGACGTAACTGTTACAAAATGGCGCAAAGCAAACTTGGT gACAGGATATCTGGACTGGACTCTTCTCGAGAAATCCCAAAGTGGCTGCCGATGTCTGGGAGGCAAAGTGTCTGGCACACCCGGATCGGCTGGTTTTGTGGGGAGCTAA
- the LOC112558711 gene encoding uncharacterized protein LOC112558711 — translation MATGRVLWCWLLVATWQYLPCFCTTTYSGTTAAQWTLYPHLQLSWNQASQFCNSLGGHLPVLNTQIRYHGFNETAVKWRSGTSINDIWTGLYSPTPNETPNRWEGDCSPQPDGLSFWGDGELIFNRQIFVLCTNRTTKNCVPGTARPCSAVCEFDKGSCRSTTMPGSLPGSLPGSLPNLQTQQLNASTPDSCWQKCMSYPPSNGQECVGAVFFLHAQFSSDDINNISTQNISTNINSSPRPAVDPCSTITTSSSPNRPYVHFNPTTSIIRDRHHCTVH, via the exons ATGGCGACAGGGAGAGTTTTGTGGTGCTGGCTGCTTGTGGCAACTTGGCAATATTTGCCGTGTTTCTGTACAACAACTTACTCAG GAACTACGGCGGCTCAGTGGACACTGTACCCACATCTACAACTGTCTTGGAACCAGGCATCCCAGTTTTGCAACTCTTTAGGAGGACATCTGCCGGTCTTGAACACCCAGATACGATATCACGGGTTTAACGAAACAGCTGTAAAATGGCGCAGTGGGACTTC GATAAACGACATCTGGACTGGCCTTTACTCACCAACTCCTAATGAGACGCCCAACAGATGGGAGGGAGACTGCTCGCCACAGCCGGATGGTCTCTCGTTCTGGGGAGATGGTGAACTAATTTTCAACAGACAGATTTTTGTGTTATGTACAAACAGGACAACCAAAAATTGTGTACCTGGAACTGCAAGGCCGTGCAGCGCTGTGTGCGAATTTGACAAAG GTAGTTGTCGTTCCACTACAATGCCTGGTTCATTGCCTGGTTCATTGCCTGGTTCATTGCCAAACCTGCAGACTCAGCAGCTTAATGCGTCTACTCCGGACAGCTGCTGGCAAAAGTGCATGAGTTATCCTCCCTCAAACGGACAAGAATGTGTGGGCGCAGTGTTTTTCTTGCATGCACA GTTTTCTTCAGATGacatcaacaacatcagcaCGCAGAACATTTCCACCAACATCAACAGCTCACCACGACCTGCGGTAGATCCGTGCAGCACCATCACAACATCTTCATCCCCTAATCGTCCCTACGTCCACTTCAACCCAACCACAAGCATCATCAGAGACCGCCACCACTGCACAGTCCACTGA